The following coding sequences lie in one Sorghum bicolor cultivar BTx623 chromosome 6, Sorghum_bicolor_NCBIv3, whole genome shotgun sequence genomic window:
- the LOC8075888 gene encoding ribosomal L1 domain-containing protein 1, giving the protein MAMASTPSNPTSRLRREAVVRAVAALLRWLQKHPTPAPEPIYLIVTLKRAPVRRFEHQLRLPHSPFPSISLVSDRLPADLPDDIDPLPSSALRSLPAATRRGLVLVDRRLRVPAGGKAAGAKRGVTLPVDLSDPAWAESAREAARRVELRVEGGTCRAVRVGHGAMAREEAVENVVAAVEAAAACVPRKWRNVRALHVKSPESTALPLYSTPGTGGEDNDGDGGMGAAKPEGTPTMEEQGRTKRRKKSSMGCN; this is encoded by the coding sequence ATGGCAATGGCATCCACCCCCTCCAACCCCACCAGCCGCCTCCGCCGCGAGGCCGTGGTCCGTGCGGTAGCCGCGCTCCTCCGCTGGCTCCAGAAGCACCCTACCCCGGCGCCGGAGCCCATATACCTCATCGTCACCCTCAAGCGCGCTCCCGTCCGGCGCTTCGAGCACCAACTCCGCCTCCCGCACTCCCCGTTCCCGTCCATCTCCCTTGTCTCCGACCGCCTCCCCGCCGACCTCCCCGACGACATCGACCCGCTCCCTTCCTCCGCGCTCCGGTCCCTCCCCGCCGCCACGCGGCGCGGCCTGGTACTCGTCGACCGCCGCCTCAGGGTCCCTGCCGGCGGCAAGGCGGCGGGCGCCAAGCGCGGCGTGACCTTGCCCGTGGACCTGTCGGACCCAGCGTGGGCGGAGTCCGCGAGGGAGGCGGCGCGCCGCGTGGAGCTGCGGGTGGAGGGCGGGACCTGCCGCGCCGTGCGCGTGGGCCACGGCGCCATGGCGCGGGAGGAGGCCGTGGAGAACGTGGTGGCCGCGGTGGAGGCGGCCGCCGCGTGCGTGCCGAGGAAGTGGCGGAACGTGCGGGCGCTGCACGTCAAGTCCCCCGAATCCACCGCGTTGCCGCTCTACTCCACGCCCGGCACCGGCGGCGAGGACAACGACGGTGACGGCGGCATGGGGGCTGCGAAGCCGGAGGGCACGCCGACGATGGAGGAGCAGGGAAGAacgaagaggaggaagaagagtagCATGGGCTGTAATTAG
- the LOC8060211 gene encoding indole-2-monooxygenase has translation MANLLLQFMRELMAPRAWFLLLPPLFLLLVRYSVSRKQQRARKRQQLDDEDEDDDDHHLPLPPSPPALPLFGHLHLIGSLPHVSLRSLATKHGPDLMLLRLGAMPVLVVSSPRAAEAVLRTHDHVFASRPHSLVTEVVLYGPSDIGFAPYGDHWRKARKLVTTHLLTVRRVQSFRHAREEEVSTVMAEIAEAAAAAGGGAAPPVVDVGELLGSFTNDLACRAVMGKSSGRIRSKLLRQLIVDTSPLLGGFNVEEFFPFLARFGVLSKVVRAKSERLRKRWDELLDGLIDDRESMYEPMAAAAPVSESELKDEDQDFIHILLSVRDEYGLSRESMKAILLDVFFGGIDTAASLLEYTMIELIQRPHVMKKLQAEVRRSSLPHQHQQQGQEDILREADLTNMAYLRAVIKESLRLRAVAPLLAPHLSMARCTIDGLAAVPAGVRVLINAWAIARDARFWGQDAEEFVPERFLDGGSAADVGFRGTDFQFLPFSAGRRQCPGINFAMAAVEVMLANLVRRFDWEMPAGKAARDIDMSEVFGLVLHRKEKLLLVPKLCA, from the exons ATGGCAAACCTTCTGCTTCAGTTCATGCGCGAGCTGATGGCTCCACGAGCATGGTTCCTGCTGCTGCCCCCTCTCTTCCTCCTGCTTGTACGCTACTCGGTGAGTAGGAAGCAGCAGAGAGCGAGGAAGAGGCAGCAGCTagacgacgaagacgaagacgacgacgaccatCATCTACCTCTGCCGCCTTCGCCTCCGGCGCTGCCCCTCTTCGGGCACCTCCACCTCATCGGCTCGCTGCCTCACGTCTCCCTCCGGAGCCTCGCCACGAAGCACGGCCCCGACCTCATGCTGCTCCGCCTCGGCGCCATGCCGGTGCTCGTCGTGTCGTCGCCCCGCGCCGCCGAGGCCGTGCTGCGCACGCACGACCACGTGTTCGCGTCCCGGCCGCACTCCCTGGTCACCGAGGTCGTCCTGTACGGGCCGTCCGACATCGGCTTCGCGCCGTACGGGGACCACTGGCGGAAGGCCAGGAAGCTCGTCACCACCCACCTGCTCACCGTCAGAAGGGTGCAGTCGTTCCGCCACGCCCGCGAGGAAGAGGTGAGCACGGTGATGGCTGAGATCGCCGAGGCGGCCGCtgctgccggcggcggcgcggcgccgcCGGTGGTAGACGTGGGCGAGCTGCTGGGCTCGTTCACGAATGACCTGGCGTGCCGCGCCGTCATGGGCAAGTCGTCCGGCCGGATCCGGAGCAAGCTGCTGCGGCAGCTCATCGTCGACACGTCGCCCCTCTTGGGAGGCTTCAACGTCGAGGAGTTCTTCCCGTTCCTGGCTCGCTTCGGCGTTCTCAGCAAGGTGGTCCGCGCCAAGTCGGAGAGACTGAGGAAGAGGTGGGACGAGCTCCTGGACGGGCTGATCGACGACCGTGAGAGCATGTACGAgccgatggcggcggcggcgccggtgaGTGAGAGTGAGCTCaaggacgaggaccaggactTCATACATATCTTGCTCTCTGTTCGAGACGAGTACGGCCTCAGCAGAGAGTCCATGAAAGCTATCCTGCTT gacgtaTTTTTCGGCGGAATAGACACAGCAGCTTCGCTACTCGAATACACCATGATTGAGCTCATTCAGAGGCCACACGTGATGAAGAAACTACAAGCCGAGGTGAGGAGGAGCAGCCTGCCCCATCAGCACCAGCAGCAGGGACAAGAAGACATCCTCAGAGAGGCCGACCTGACCAACATGGCCTACCTGAGAGCTGTGATAAAGGAGTCGCTCCGGCTACGCGCCGTGGCGCCGCTGCTGGCGCCGCACCTCTCCATGGCCCGCTGCACCATCGACGGGCTCGCCGCGGTCCCGGCCGGCGTGCGCGTGCTCATCAACGCCTGGGCCATCGCCAGGGACGCGCGCTTCTGGGGGCAGGACGCGGAGGAGTTCGTCCCGGAGCGGTTCCTCGACGGCGGCAGCGCGGCGGACGTGGGCTTCAGGGGCACCGACTTCCAGTTCCTGCCGTTCAGCGCCGGGCGCAGGCAGTGCCCCGGGATCAACTTCGCCATGGCCGCCGTCGAGGTGATGCTGGCGAACCTCGTGCGCCGCTTCGACTGGGAGATGCCGGCGGGCAAGGCGGCGCGCGACATCGACATGTCCGAGGTGTTCGGGCTGGTGCTGCACCGGAAGGAGAAGCTCCTCCTAGTCCCGAAACTGTGCGCGTAG
- the LOC8060212 gene encoding uncharacterized protein LOC8060212, producing MGPTGTSSAAILFCCICVVVSLSSSMVVVRSAVPEETPKFNVVSEENPKAIAAAKEIPKSTVVPEETPKSTTTLEENPKSTAIPEETPNSTDAPKETPKFISMGALECSANITMTKPARKLGAVVEGVCPVRFDHTRGISAVAGSCRDRPRPSPERCCGALKTFACPYSDLINDNDHNGCASDMFYQIIVRGRLRPGLFSQMCVEGPLGLSC from the exons ATGGGTCCCACCGGCACCAGCTCTGCCGCCATCCTCTTCTGCTGCATCTGTGTCGTCGTCTCATTATCGTCATCGATGGTGGTCGTCAGGTCCGCCGTCCCAGAAGAAACCCCCAAGTTTAACGTCGTCTCGGAGGAAAACCCTAAGGCTATCGCCGCCGCAAAGGAAATCCCAAAGTCTACCGTTGTCCCAGAGGAAACCCCGAAGTCTACCACCACCCTGGAGGAAAACCCGAAGTCTACCGCCATCCCGGAGGAAACCCCGAACTCTACAGACGCTCCAAAGGAAACCCCGAAGTTTATCTCAA TGGGCGCCCTTGAGTGCTCCGCTAACATAACGATGACAAAGCCAGCGCGCAAGCTGGGCGCTGTTGTTGAAG GGGTGTGCCCGGTGCGGTTCGACCACACGCGCGGGATCAGCGCGGTGGCCGGCAGCTGCAGGGACCGGCCGCGCCCGTCGCCGGAGCGGTGCTGCGGGGCACTCAAGACCTTCGCGTGCCCCTACAGCGACCTCATCAACGACAACGACCACAACGGGTGCGCCAGCGACATGTTCTACCAGATCATCGTCCGCGGCAGGCTGCGGCCGGGCCTCTTCTCGCAGATGTGCGTCGAAGGCCCGCTGGGCCTCTCGTGCTGA